A section of the Virgibacillus sp. NKC19-3 genome encodes:
- a CDS encoding glutathione ABC transporter substrate-binding protein, producing MKKRPKLLLFVVLLLTIGLAACASEPEEGGGAAEGGSQDKGGDLVIATQDDVVSLDPDASNDTPSSDVQANMFETLVTQDEDMEIQPSLATNWEQVDDTTWEFELREGVTFHDGSDFNAEAVKANLERTLDEDIGSPRAMMYNMITDIEVVDEHTVRFITAYPFAALPAHLAHPGGVMISMEQIEADYAAMEEGEEAGSVISANPQGTGPFIFDEWEPGQYTKLVKNEDYWDDNALLDSVTFNVVSEDMTRIAELETGDSHITNPLSPSDVDQVEEREGMNVQKQESSALSYIGFNMEKEPFDDERVRQAVSMAIDKEQIIEGIHDGVGIPATGPLAPNVFGYDEDVSGLGYDVEEARSLLAEAGYEDGFSTTIWTNDERGRLDTATNVQDQLSEIGIDVSIETVEWGTMLDQTANGDHDMFVFGWTTVTGDADNGLYPLFHSDNLGSGGNRTFTDNEELDKLLDEARQTKDEQERLNLYSQAQELLVEVAPIVPIHHEEYLLGVSDKVKGLSQLPNQLLQLKDVYIEE from the coding sequence ATGAAAAAACGTCCAAAGTTATTGTTGTTCGTTGTACTATTACTTACGATTGGACTGGCAGCATGTGCAAGTGAACCGGAAGAAGGAGGAGGCGCTGCCGAAGGAGGAAGTCAAGATAAAGGAGGGGATCTTGTCATTGCAACGCAAGATGATGTTGTGTCATTAGATCCAGATGCCTCCAACGATACTCCATCCAGTGATGTGCAGGCAAATATGTTCGAAACGCTTGTCACACAAGATGAGGATATGGAAATTCAGCCTTCGCTTGCAACAAATTGGGAACAGGTAGATGATACGACATGGGAGTTTGAACTTCGTGAAGGGGTAACATTTCACGATGGCTCAGACTTTAATGCAGAAGCGGTCAAAGCAAACTTGGAGCGTACGCTTGATGAGGATATCGGATCACCCCGTGCTATGATGTACAACATGATCACGGATATTGAGGTGGTCGATGAGCATACCGTTCGATTTATTACTGCGTACCCGTTTGCAGCATTACCGGCACATTTGGCACATCCCGGAGGTGTCATGATTTCCATGGAACAAATTGAAGCCGATTATGCGGCAATGGAAGAAGGAGAAGAAGCTGGTAGTGTCATTAGTGCCAATCCCCAAGGTACAGGTCCTTTCATTTTCGATGAATGGGAACCAGGGCAATATACCAAATTAGTAAAGAATGAAGATTACTGGGATGATAATGCACTACTTGATTCGGTTACCTTTAACGTTGTGTCCGAGGATATGACACGTATCGCGGAACTTGAAACAGGAGATTCGCATATTACCAATCCGCTTAGTCCTTCTGATGTGGATCAGGTAGAGGAAAGAGAAGGAATGAATGTTCAAAAACAGGAAAGCTCAGCTTTATCCTATATTGGATTTAATATGGAAAAAGAACCATTTGACGATGAACGTGTGCGCCAAGCTGTATCGATGGCGATTGACAAGGAACAAATTATAGAAGGAATTCATGACGGAGTTGGCATACCAGCGACTGGTCCTTTGGCGCCGAATGTATTTGGATATGACGAGGATGTATCCGGACTTGGTTATGATGTTGAGGAAGCGCGGAGCTTATTGGCCGAAGCGGGTTATGAAGACGGCTTTTCGACAACGATTTGGACAAATGATGAGCGCGGACGGTTAGATACTGCAACGAATGTACAGGATCAGCTCTCCGAGATTGGAATTGATGTAAGCATAGAAACCGTGGAATGGGGTACAATGTTAGACCAAACGGCCAATGGGGATCATGATATGTTCGTGTTTGGATGGACTACTGTGACAGGAGATGCTGATAATGGGCTATATCCATTGTTCCATTCGGATAATCTCGGATCCGGCGGAAACCGAACGTTTACAGATAACGAAGAATTGGATAAATTATTAGATGAAGCACGTCAAACCAAGGATGAACAAGAACGACTGAACCTATATAGTCAAGCACAGGAATTGCTTGTAGAAGTTGCTCCAATCGTACCGATCCATCACGAAGAATATTTATTAGGTGTGAGTGACAAGGTAAAAGGTTTATCCCAGCTACCGAATCAATTGCTGCAACTGAAAGACGTTTATATTGAAGAATAA
- a CDS encoding M42 family metallopeptidase: MEELLKQLSQLNGPCGYEQNVTYFIEDYVKEKVDHVQVDGMGNVIASKKGGKTGPTTLLTAHMDEVGFIIKKIESNGLLRFEKLGGHDDRILLAQQVNVLGSKKEISGIIGTLSVHFVKFDDPKKVRPHSSLYIDIGATSAQEVRDMGVEVGTPVTWATESKLIGSEGNEMMVGKALDDRSGCAVLLTVLDELQDKEFAGDIIFLFTVQEEVGLRGAQTAINQLEVDAAIAVDTTAVSDTPEDIMDQSLQLSGGAGIKVMDFSLIVQKTMKDLLIKKAQEAHIDYQLEVFPGIGTDGGAVALSNKGIPTGVLSIPSRYTHSPVELISMKDVEATKSIMTSFILDLDEKTDLTF, from the coding sequence GTGGAGGAATTATTAAAACAGTTAAGCCAACTAAATGGGCCTTGTGGGTATGAGCAGAATGTTACATATTTTATAGAGGATTATGTGAAAGAAAAAGTGGATCATGTTCAGGTAGATGGAATGGGGAATGTGATCGCAAGTAAAAAAGGTGGAAAAACTGGTCCCACTACCTTATTAACAGCTCATATGGATGAGGTGGGGTTCATCATTAAAAAAATAGAATCGAATGGATTGCTTCGTTTTGAGAAACTTGGTGGACACGATGATCGGATTCTCCTTGCACAGCAGGTCAACGTTCTTGGATCTAAAAAGGAAATTAGCGGCATCATTGGAACATTGTCTGTCCACTTTGTTAAGTTTGATGACCCGAAAAAGGTTAGACCTCATTCCAGTTTATATATTGATATTGGTGCAACATCCGCCCAAGAGGTAAGGGATATGGGTGTTGAAGTTGGCACACCAGTCACATGGGCTACCGAGAGTAAGTTAATTGGCAGTGAGGGCAATGAAATGATGGTCGGAAAGGCACTGGATGACCGATCTGGATGTGCTGTTCTTCTGACGGTTTTAGATGAATTGCAAGATAAAGAATTTGCCGGCGACATCATTTTCTTATTTACCGTTCAAGAGGAAGTAGGCTTACGAGGTGCACAGACAGCGATCAACCAATTGGAAGTAGACGCCGCAATAGCGGTGGATACAACAGCAGTCAGCGATACCCCGGAAGATATCATGGATCAGAGCCTGCAGTTATCCGGAGGGGCAGGTATCAAGGTCATGGACTTCAGCCTGATCGTCCAGAAGACAATGAAAGATTTACTGATAAAAAAGGCCCAGGAAGCTCATATCGATTATCAATTAGAAGTTTTCCCAGGCATCGGAACGGATGGTGGAGCTGTCGCGCTTTCCAATAAAGGAATTCCAACAGGTGTACTTTCTATTCCATCTCGTTACACGCACTCCCCTGTAGAATTAATCAGTATGAAAGATGTTGAAGCAACCAAAAGTATAATGACATCGTTTATTTTAGACCTTGATGAGAAGACGGATTTAACTTTTTAA
- a CDS encoding SLC13 family permease, producing the protein MQSRQKIGLILGPLLFLILYFFPMLTGLDDAPRAVLAVTAWVASWWVTEAIPIPATSLLPIFLLPITGGAEENTATMAYGDPIVFMYMGGFTIALAIEKWNLHKRIAMTIIAMIGTSSQQIILGVIISTALLSMWISNAATALMMLPIALALITEVKNNQFMDEASLNKFAKGLLLTVAYSASIGGLATLIGSVPNAVFAGVASSTLDQTVTFTDWFLFGFPITIVLLVFLYVYITRIQFKVTQKGNISDDFARNQLRQLGTMSFEEKAVLTIFSITGVLWISSGFLPEGLRLTDTSISIIGASAMFLLPSRQEKGNLMQWKDMKELPWGLLLLFGGGLSLAAAFEESGLTEWFGEILGSLEALPYVLLLIVLAAIVLFMTEIMSNTAMANMLIPISIGLALGIGIEPYSIMAVVALTASCAFMLPISTPPNAAVFSSDYLTIDDMVKAGFWMNIIAIIVIVGFVYFWQPVVLTP; encoded by the coding sequence TTGCAATCACGGCAAAAAATAGGTCTCATACTTGGACCGCTTTTATTTTTAATCCTTTATTTTTTCCCTATGTTAACAGGGCTTGATGATGCACCAAGAGCAGTGCTGGCTGTTACCGCTTGGGTTGCGTCCTGGTGGGTAACAGAGGCAATTCCCATCCCCGCAACTTCGCTACTGCCTATTTTCTTGCTTCCGATCACTGGCGGAGCGGAGGAGAATACGGCTACGATGGCGTATGGGGATCCCATTGTATTTATGTATATGGGTGGTTTCACTATTGCACTTGCGATTGAAAAGTGGAACTTACATAAGCGGATTGCCATGACAATCATCGCCATGATAGGAACAAGCAGCCAACAGATCATACTAGGTGTCATTATCTCTACGGCCCTTTTATCGATGTGGATTTCCAACGCTGCTACAGCACTTATGATGCTACCAATCGCTTTGGCTTTGATTACCGAAGTGAAAAATAATCAATTTATGGATGAAGCATCACTGAACAAATTTGCCAAAGGACTGCTGCTAACAGTTGCATATTCAGCTTCCATTGGGGGACTTGCAACACTAATTGGTTCTGTGCCGAACGCTGTATTTGCTGGCGTTGCTTCCAGTACCCTTGATCAGACGGTTACCTTCACGGACTGGTTTTTATTCGGTTTTCCGATTACCATTGTCTTATTAGTATTTTTATATGTTTATATTACGCGTATTCAATTTAAGGTAACGCAAAAAGGAAATATTTCCGATGACTTTGCGCGTAACCAACTGAGACAGCTTGGGACAATGTCTTTTGAAGAGAAAGCTGTACTTACGATATTTAGTATAACTGGCGTACTATGGATATCCTCTGGCTTTTTACCAGAAGGATTACGATTAACGGATACGAGTATTTCTATTATTGGAGCCAGCGCGATGTTTTTGCTACCAAGCCGGCAAGAAAAAGGCAATTTAATGCAATGGAAAGATATGAAAGAGCTTCCATGGGGGCTATTGTTGCTTTTCGGCGGTGGTTTATCACTCGCAGCCGCTTTTGAGGAATCTGGATTAACAGAATGGTTTGGGGAAATACTTGGTTCCCTTGAAGCACTTCCTTATGTGCTGTTATTAATTGTTCTTGCAGCTATTGTTTTATTTATGACGGAGATTATGTCTAATACGGCAATGGCTAACATGTTGATCCCAATCAGTATTGGACTCGCACTTGGTATTGGTATAGAACCTTATAGCATTATGGCAGTCGTTGCCCTTACTGCTTCCTGCGCGTTCATGCTGCCCATCTCTACACCACCGAACGCTGCAGTGTTCAGTTCTGACTATTTAACAATAGACGACATGGTCAAAGCTGGTTTTTGGATGAACATAATAGCAATCATTGTCATTGTTGGCTTTGTTTATTTCTGGCAGCCGGTTGTACTTACGCCATAG
- a CDS encoding M14 family zinc carboxypeptidase, giving the protein MQKRNGKITISFMLILFLFVAMESLSGIGASGEDREGYISEIASGPLAGTSFDYYWSEETPNIKDVGPIDGEVVYVGSACDDHASVPEATKEDNIALVERGDCLFVEKMDNIEGKDYSAVLIFNDQRTDNDGCDAFPSTMSTSASIPLLSISRTAGLQLLGEADAEPVTCPNGPQTQAEVGDVGEKVFIQNEFDPNSTKTGFEQRNGNGWTVPSEEAAFLEKIAAESERVTYTEEGTSIEGRPIHLVRVGYPEPLSDEEIANGRNILIQGTPHGNEPAGQEMALQLLRDLAFTDDPELLEQMRETTILFMPTPNPDGREANQRGNSLGIDNNRDHLNLATPEIQIVAEVMNQFQPDITIDAHERPSGASPEMEMVWPRNLNIDQSLQALSKEMVQDYLMPDVEEAGFTTGIYGSPNSSTNGNERVLSNMLGLRHGLGLITESAGRAKPEARVEMQMETALSVMRFYRERLDDVVEAVTDAPDRRARDGANQEPFYLDGADNREPPEWAVLDPAACGYLINTSQAEELRRHIDLFSLQTEQVSENGILVTMNQPMMTVVPFLLDEQAKYNELDGLPLDDCSDPSEVEPPLGEPSLANLQILVDRFEEDGEFANDEAARSVNLHLTAISQFEEQDETEKVIKHLESLLELLDHQSENDLITAEAYNLIEPQADSYLKDLDNVFYQGFIGKDGSNWDSSDFVNLHSWPSDPDGVTYTIQEHTGKVEVDTRKQGNGSTYGRIIPAMEETENSELLVRFRANEIGNNQRLRLWVQSDAFSSGSSMPVNGLGIELNFNTDELILRGRYDNSSNNFNQMDANMTDEWHWLRLRAKDDDLMVRLWDDSMEEPESWDMVHTLSEDEQLANPSGKALMSVINFDYDSSNIIQFDEIMVSDLDQ; this is encoded by the coding sequence ATGCAAAAACGGAATGGGAAGATTACCATTTCTTTCATGTTGATTTTATTCCTATTTGTTGCGATGGAATCATTATCCGGAATCGGTGCATCAGGGGAGGACAGAGAGGGGTATATATCAGAGATTGCAAGTGGTCCATTAGCAGGCACATCTTTTGACTATTATTGGTCAGAAGAAACGCCAAATATTAAGGATGTTGGTCCCATTGATGGAGAAGTTGTTTACGTTGGCTCGGCGTGTGATGACCATGCTTCTGTTCCTGAAGCTACAAAGGAAGACAATATAGCATTAGTGGAACGAGGCGACTGTCTTTTCGTTGAGAAAATGGATAACATAGAGGGAAAAGATTACTCGGCGGTACTCATATTTAATGATCAGCGTACAGACAACGATGGTTGCGATGCTTTTCCGTCAACCATGTCTACATCTGCATCGATCCCATTGTTATCCATTTCACGCACGGCTGGATTGCAATTACTAGGTGAAGCTGATGCAGAACCAGTAACATGCCCGAATGGCCCACAGACACAAGCAGAAGTAGGAGACGTTGGTGAAAAAGTATTCATACAAAATGAGTTTGATCCGAATTCAACGAAGACAGGGTTTGAGCAGCGAAATGGGAATGGATGGACAGTCCCTTCTGAGGAAGCCGCTTTCCTGGAAAAAATCGCTGCAGAGTCAGAAAGGGTCACGTACACGGAAGAGGGCACTTCCATAGAGGGAAGGCCAATCCATTTAGTACGTGTTGGTTATCCGGAGCCACTATCGGATGAAGAAATTGCAAATGGGCGGAATATATTGATACAAGGAACACCACACGGTAACGAGCCTGCAGGACAGGAAATGGCATTGCAATTATTGCGGGATTTAGCTTTTACGGATGATCCTGAGTTATTGGAGCAGATGCGTGAAACAACAATTCTTTTCATGCCTACACCGAATCCGGATGGACGAGAAGCTAATCAAAGAGGAAACAGTTTAGGTATTGATAACAACCGTGACCATCTCAACTTGGCTACACCTGAAATACAGATAGTAGCAGAAGTCATGAATCAATTCCAACCGGATATTACGATTGATGCACATGAACGTCCAAGTGGAGCTAGTCCGGAAATGGAGATGGTATGGCCACGTAACTTAAATATTGACCAATCATTACAAGCGTTAAGTAAAGAAATGGTACAAGATTATTTGATGCCAGACGTTGAAGAAGCGGGATTTACCACGGGCATATATGGATCCCCTAATTCAAGCACGAACGGAAACGAGCGCGTATTGTCAAATATGCTTGGCTTACGGCATGGCCTAGGTTTGATTACGGAATCAGCAGGTAGAGCAAAACCGGAAGCTCGGGTAGAGATGCAGATGGAAACAGCATTGTCAGTAATGCGGTTTTATCGGGAACGGCTCGATGATGTCGTGGAGGCTGTGACTGATGCTCCAGATCGCAGGGCAAGGGATGGCGCAAATCAGGAACCGTTCTATCTCGATGGAGCAGACAATCGAGAACCTCCAGAGTGGGCAGTGTTAGATCCCGCTGCATGTGGCTATCTTATAAATACTTCACAAGCAGAAGAACTACGTCGGCACATTGATTTATTTTCATTACAAACGGAACAAGTCAGTGAGAACGGTATATTGGTTACAATGAATCAGCCGATGATGACGGTAGTCCCGTTTCTGCTCGATGAACAGGCAAAGTATAACGAGTTGGACGGCTTGCCATTGGATGATTGTTCAGACCCAAGTGAGGTGGAGCCGCCGCTTGGAGAACCAAGTTTGGCAAATTTGCAGATACTAGTTGACCGTTTTGAAGAAGACGGAGAGTTTGCGAACGACGAAGCTGCTCGTTCTGTAAATCTTCATTTGACAGCGATTAGTCAATTCGAAGAACAGGACGAGACGGAGAAGGTTATCAAACATCTGGAGAGTTTATTGGAGTTGCTTGATCATCAATCAGAAAACGACCTGATCACAGCGGAAGCCTATAATCTGATTGAACCACAAGCTGACAGTTACTTGAAGGATCTGGATAATGTTTTTTACCAAGGATTCATTGGTAAAGACGGAAGCAACTGGGATTCATCTGATTTTGTGAACCTTCATTCTTGGCCGTCGGACCCGGATGGCGTAACATATACGATCCAAGAACACACTGGAAAAGTGGAAGTAGATACCCGTAAGCAGGGTAATGGCAGCACTTACGGTCGTATAATTCCAGCTATGGAAGAGACGGAAAATAGCGAATTGCTGGTTCGGTTCCGAGCTAATGAGATAGGAAATAATCAACGGTTGAGGTTGTGGGTTCAGTCTGATGCATTTTCCTCCGGTAGTTCAATGCCTGTAAACGGCTTAGGTATTGAGTTGAATTTCAACACGGATGAATTGATTCTTAGAGGTAGATATGACAACAGTTCCAATAACTTCAATCAGATGGATGCAAATATGACCGATGAGTGGCATTGGCTACGATTGCGTGCGAAAGACGATGATCTGATGGTTCGTCTCTGGGATGATAGTATGGAAGAACCGGAATCGTGGGATATGGTCCATACACTTTCTGAGGATGAACAATTGGCCAATCCATCGGGCAAAGCGCTTATGAGTGTCATCAACTTTGACTACGACAGCAGTAATATTATCCAATTTGACGAGATTATGGTGAGTGATTTGGATCAATAA
- a CDS encoding gamma-glutamyltransferase — MTKRRMRPLTSVFLIILLTVTVPITGFAGDTGDPRQNPTAVGDGGAVATEHVKSSDAATEILKQGGNAIDAAVAASATQGVTRPFSGGIGGGGFMNIYLAEEDRSVVLDHVIETSENFGPDSFVNPDTGELYPTAVRSSSGMATGIPGMVKGWEQALEEHGTMSLSDVLQPAIDVAEEGFAADPNFIRETEENADKLRLFESSKELYLDENGEVPEEGTIMKNPDIANTYRLIAEHGSSVFYDGEIAEAIIDTIHNPPTVDNPDREVLAGDMSMNDLKNYEVLSKEPTHTTYHGHDIYSVPPTSSGVTISEILNILEAYDLENMSEVQRYHYFLEASRYAFADRSMYMGDPAHTMVPVNGLMSKGYAAERRQKISDDVASIGQVAPGDPLPYEEDPDKEPESPEDEGIGFYHNFEGNDGDQWDPTIFANLHSWPQTPPGADFSIQGNTGQVAMDKRQEDNGSAYGAITPDMGALSESEVLVKFKFDELGNDQRLRLWTQADRFSSGSSMAENGYGIELRADNQQLMLRGREEGSSTTFDTVDTDLSTDWHWLRLRAEGDQLRARLWNDDRNEPEDWDISHELSAEEKANNALGKALISMINFDKDSENTISFDEITVNDLADDKQLTTLEQNAASSQEAEEEIPTETIHLSVSDKDGNVVSYTKTINSIAGNGMVVPGYGFILNNGFSGRTPMQDPDHPNAPRPGLRMLSAMSPTIVTKDGAPVMTVGAPSSNRIITTITQIILGQLDFGMTLPEAINEPRLSQRNLSHANAQYEEIYLDEYGSLLTELEEMGHTFTADTAVQGISAATGLEFLEDGKVRAAAEPERRGGGSAMAIDRDEIEDPPPEESHVELMMDLIEQYESSGEIVNEEAARLLSTHLSSIEHYEKENKIDKAITHMENFKTLLDHQEEDEQITEQASSTLKSHADNLLEEWR; from the coding sequence GGGCAGTCGCAACAGAGCATGTGAAAAGCTCCGACGCAGCGACTGAGATCCTGAAACAAGGTGGTAATGCAATTGATGCAGCTGTGGCAGCATCTGCAACGCAAGGTGTAACACGGCCCTTTTCCGGCGGGATTGGCGGTGGAGGCTTTATGAATATTTACTTAGCTGAGGAAGATCGTTCTGTTGTTTTGGACCATGTAATAGAAACAAGTGAAAATTTTGGTCCGGACTCCTTTGTGAACCCGGATACAGGAGAGCTCTATCCTACGGCTGTTCGTAGTTCTAGCGGAATGGCAACAGGTATACCAGGGATGGTCAAAGGTTGGGAGCAGGCACTGGAGGAACACGGAACAATGTCCTTAAGTGACGTGTTGCAACCAGCAATAGATGTTGCCGAAGAAGGGTTTGCAGCTGACCCCAATTTTATTCGGGAAACAGAGGAAAATGCCGATAAATTACGGCTTTTTGAAAGCTCTAAAGAACTTTATCTGGATGAAAACGGAGAAGTACCGGAAGAAGGTACTATTATGAAAAATCCGGATATTGCTAATACGTATCGTTTAATTGCTGAACACGGAAGTTCTGTATTTTATGATGGAGAGATTGCCGAGGCAATTATTGACACAATCCACAATCCTCCTACGGTGGATAACCCGGACAGGGAGGTGTTGGCAGGGGATATGTCGATGAATGACCTTAAGAATTATGAAGTGCTTTCGAAAGAGCCTACGCATACGACATATCACGGTCATGATATTTATAGTGTACCTCCAACATCAAGTGGTGTCACAATCAGTGAAATACTAAATATCTTGGAAGCTTATGATCTTGAAAACATGTCTGAAGTTCAGCGATATCATTATTTTCTTGAAGCTTCTAGGTATGCATTTGCGGACCGTAGCATGTATATGGGAGATCCAGCACATACGATGGTTCCGGTAAATGGTTTAATGTCAAAGGGTTACGCGGCTGAGCGGAGGCAAAAGATATCGGACGATGTTGCTTCTATTGGCCAGGTGGCTCCAGGAGATCCATTACCATATGAAGAAGACCCGGATAAAGAGCCGGAATCACCAGAAGATGAAGGTATCGGTTTCTATCATAATTTTGAAGGAAATGATGGAGATCAATGGGATCCGACTATATTTGCCAATCTCCATTCATGGCCGCAAACCCCGCCCGGTGCTGATTTCAGCATACAGGGAAATACTGGGCAAGTCGCTATGGATAAGAGGCAGGAGGATAATGGAAGTGCTTACGGGGCGATTACTCCGGATATGGGAGCCCTATCTGAGAGTGAAGTTTTGGTGAAATTCAAATTTGATGAATTGGGGAATGATCAGCGTTTGCGATTATGGACACAGGCGGATCGATTTAGTTCCGGAAGTTCCATGGCGGAAAATGGGTATGGAATTGAATTGCGAGCAGACAACCAACAGTTAATGCTACGCGGAAGAGAAGAAGGAAGCTCAACGACATTTGATACAGTCGATACGGATCTGTCTACAGATTGGCACTGGTTACGGCTTAGAGCTGAAGGTGATCAACTTCGTGCCCGTCTTTGGAATGATGATCGTAACGAACCAGAAGATTGGGATATCTCGCATGAGTTATCCGCAGAGGAAAAAGCAAATAACGCCTTAGGGAAAGCGCTTATAAGTATGATCAATTTTGATAAAGACAGTGAGAACACGATTTCCTTTGACGAAATTACCGTAAACGATTTGGCTGACGATAAACAACTGACAACACTGGAACAGAATGCTGCTTCTTCTCAGGAAGCGGAGGAAGAAATACCTACAGAAACCATTCATTTATCTGTAAGTGATAAGGATGGAAATGTTGTCAGTTATACGAAGACGATTAACAGCATTGCAGGAAATGGAATGGTCGTACCTGGTTATGGGTTTATATTAAATAATGGATTTTCAGGCCGGACACCAATGCAAGATCCGGATCATCCCAATGCTCCAAGACCTGGACTCCGGATGCTAAGTGCGATGTCTCCTACTATTGTGACTAAAGATGGAGCCCCTGTGATGACGGTAGGAGCACCATCCAGTAATCGGATTATAACAACAATAACACAGATCATCCTTGGTCAGCTTGATTTTGGTATGACTTTACCGGAGGCGATTAATGAGCCACGGTTATCACAACGTAACCTAAGTCATGCAAATGCACAATATGAAGAAATTTATCTTGATGAGTATGGATCACTCTTAACAGAACTAGAAGAAATGGGGCATACGTTTACCGCAGATACAGCTGTACAAGGAATTAGTGCGGCAACAGGGTTGGAATTTTTAGAAGATGGCAAAGTTCGAGCTGCTGCAGAACCGGAGAGAAGAGGTGGAGGAAGCGCAATGGCCATTGATAGAGATGAGATAGAAGATCCTCCTCCCGAAGAATCACATGTTGAATTGATGATGGATCTTATTGAACAATATGAATCCAGTGGTGAAATTGTAAATGAGGAAGCAGCAAGGTTGCTTAGCACTCACTTATCATCTATTGAACATTATGAAAAGGAAAACAAGATAGATAAAGCGATCACGCATATGGAGAACTTTAAAACGCTACTGGATCATCAGGAAGAAGATGAACAGATTACAGAACAAGCATCCAGTACGTTGAAATCACATGCTGATAATTTGCTTGAGGAATGGCGATAG